The Daucus carota subsp. sativus chromosome 9, DH1 v3.0, whole genome shotgun sequence genome window below encodes:
- the LOC135149168 gene encoding uncharacterized protein LOC135149168 yields MCIFSVLEIQDQSTYIRRCLYGQELFSHTPIVIEFPLNESEKYIDGVVQLHERNRKLLRCLLSWVQAGCLSEISAPSLPAHPLRSFVFNSLQQSRSFGHHYIQGATYSSRVSGRVKIFCLLKAK; encoded by the exons ATGTGCATTTTTAGCGTGTTGGAAATCCAAGACCAAAGTACATATATTAGGCGATGCTTGTATGGCCAAGAG CTTTTTTCACATACACCGATTGTTATTGAGTTCCCACTAAATGAATCTGAGAAATATATTGATGGTGTTGTCCAACTACACGAAAGGAATAGGAAGCTTCTGCGATGCTTACTGAGTTGG GTTCAAGCTGGTTGCCTGTCTGAAATTTCAGCTCCTTCATTGCCGGCTCATCCGCTTCGCAGTTTTGTATTCAACTCGTTGCAG CAATCCAGAAGTTTCGGACATCATTACATTCAAGGCGCCACCTATTCTTCACGTGTTAGTGGAAGAGTGAAGATATTTTGTTTATTGAAAGCAAAATGA